The DNA sequence TTAGGAGGAGGTCCCGACTTGCTTTATTGTGTATATGGAGAATGGACAGGTAAATACCTTGAAGGGAGAGCAGGGGACTCGTATGTTTTACTTGTAATATGGGATAAAGATGGCAAAGTTCATTCTCAGGCATTACATCAATTTGGAAGTGCTACACAGGATGAAA is a window from the Candidatus Hydrogenedens sp. genome containing:
- a CDS encoding acylase translates to LGGGPDLLYCVYGEWTGKYLEGRAGDSYVLLVIWDKDGKVHSQALHQFGSATQDENSPHYADQAYLFVERKMRPVHWEFDDLKEHISKEYKPGQENKN